A genomic stretch from Lysobacter ciconiae includes:
- a CDS encoding Hcp family type VI secretion system effector, with the protein MQHAFLSIDTIKGESKDSEHKDWIEIESFNQDVLQPRSATASSAGGTTAARVEMSPIEINKRIDLASTALFQACANGTTFPKARIEFMRADKDGKAINYYTIELLNVLVHRVTTGMGHDGMPSEQVQLSFGAIKWSYTQQKQGGGVGGKAVAQWSNTDNTPSYRV; encoded by the coding sequence ATGCAGCATGCATTCCTCAGCATTGACACCATCAAGGGCGAGTCCAAGGACTCCGAGCACAAGGACTGGATCGAGATCGAGTCCTTCAACCAGGACGTCCTGCAGCCGCGTTCGGCGACGGCGTCCAGCGCTGGCGGCACCACCGCGGCACGCGTGGAAATGTCCCCGATCGAGATCAACAAGCGTATCGACCTCGCATCGACGGCCCTGTTCCAGGCGTGCGCCAACGGCACCACGTTCCCCAAGGCCCGCATCGAGTTCATGCGCGCCGACAAGGACGGCAAGGCGATCAACTACTACACGATCGAACTGCTGAACGTCCTGGTGCACCGCGTCACCACCGGCATGGGCCATGACGGCATGCCGTCCGAGCAGGTCCAGCTGAGCTTCGGTGCGATCAAGTGGTCATACACCCAGCAGAAGCAGGGTGGCGGCGTCGGCGGCAAGGCCGTCGCGCAGTGGAGCAACACCGACAACACGCCCAGCTACCGGGTCTGA
- the tssE gene encoding type VI secretion system baseplate subunit TssE, protein MKGFEPSLLEKLFDDQPRVTAASGIFKSISLDQYKESVARDLEGLLNSRAAFSEDDLKDFPHCRNSLMTYGLRDFSTMSLANGHDRAAICRSLEQAIARHEPRLHNVRATLEGNSRSVGGLHFSIHGLLDVRPAREPISFDAMLQPSTLQYSVSRLRRAAA, encoded by the coding sequence ATGAAAGGATTCGAACCCAGCCTTCTGGAAAAGCTGTTTGACGATCAACCGCGCGTCACTGCTGCCAGCGGCATTTTCAAGTCGATCTCGCTGGACCAGTACAAGGAATCGGTCGCCCGGGACCTGGAAGGCCTGCTCAACAGCCGGGCCGCTTTTTCCGAGGACGATCTGAAGGATTTCCCCCATTGCCGCAACTCGCTGATGACCTACGGGTTGCGCGACTTTTCCACCATGAGCCTGGCCAACGGCCACGACCGTGCCGCGATATGCCGCTCCCTGGAGCAGGCGATCGCCCGCCACGAGCCGCGCCTGCACAACGTCCGTGCCACCCTGGAAGGCAACAGCCGCTCGGTGGGTGGCCTGCACTTCTCGATCCACGGTCTGCTGGACGTGCGCCCGGCACGCGAACCGATCAGTTTCGACGCGATGCTGCAGCCCAGCACGCTGCAGTACTCGGTCAGCAGGTTGCGCCGTGCAGCGGCCTGA